Within Burkholderia cepacia GG4, the genomic segment CGCAGGCTCGCGACACGAAGTCCTTCGTACTGCTACCTGCCGGCGACTGCGGCAAGATCGCGGGCGGCAAGCTCAAGGCGAGCTGAAGGTTCGCGTCGCCATGAACGGGCCCACGCCATTGCACGGCGCCACGCCTCGCCCGATCCCGGCCCGGGCCGGCGTCGGGCTGCGCTTCCGTCACCATCAGGCGGTGCTGGACGAGCAGCCGGCCATCCCGTGGTTCGAGGTGCACACCGAGAATTACATGGGCGGCGGCGTGGCGTCGTCGTATCTGGACGCCATTCGTCAGGACTACCCGCTGTCGCTGCATGGGGTCGGCCTGTCGCTCGGCAGCGCGGACGGGCTGGACGGCGCGCATCTGGCGCGCGTGCGCGAAGCGGTGCGGCGTTTCGAGCCTGCCCTGGTTTCCGAGCACGTGTCGTGGAGCGCAGCCGGCGGCACCTATCTGGCCGACCTGCTGCCGTTGCCGATGACGGAAGAAGCGCTCGACGTCGTGTGCCGGCATGTCGATCAGGTCCAGGCGACGCTCGGACGGCCGATTCTGGTGGAGAACCCGTCCACCTGCCTGCGCTTCGTTCACTCGACCATGCCTGAATGGGAGTTCCTGTCCGAGATCGTGCGACGGACCGGATGCGGCCTGCTGTGCGACGTCAACAACATCTACGTCAGCGCATGCAATCACGGCTGGAATCCGCACGTCTATCTTGCCGCGCTGCCGCGTGCCGCGATCGGGGAGATTCATCTGGCCGGCCACAGTGTCCGGTACTTCGAAGGCGGCCGGACCCTGCGGATCGACGATCACGGATCGCGCGTCGCCCCCGAAGTATGGGCGCTGTACCGCGACGCGCTGCGCCACTTCGGCGCCGTGCCGACATTGATCGAATGGGACACCGGCGTCCCGCCGCTGGGTACGTTGATGGAGGAAGCGGCGATTGCCGAATCGGCACTGGAGGCGACACGCCATGAACACGCATGCGCCCACGCTGGCTGACTTGCAGCAAGCGGTCCGGGCCAATCTGCACGGCACGGCGAACGACGCGCCGACCTGGATCGTGTCCGACGGCTTCCCGCCCGACGCACGTCTTTCCATCTACCGCAACACGATGACCGCCGTACTGGTGAACGCGCTTCGCCTCGCGTTTCCGGCCGTGCAGTCTCTGCTCGGCGCGGCGTGCTTCGAGGGTGCGGCCCGTCGCTTCATTGACGCGGCACCGCCAAGCAGCGCGTGGCTGGACGAATACGGTGCCGCGCTGCCCGCGTTTCTCGCCGAGCTGCCCGAGACCCGGTCGATACCGTATCTTGCCGACGTCGCGCAGCTCGAATGGCACGTGAACAGCGTGCTGCATGCACCGGACGCCCCGACGCTGAATCTCGCGCAACTGGCGACGCTGGACGAGGCCGCGCTTGGCGGGATGCGCCTGCGCACGCATCCGGCGGTACGCATCGCAAGCCTCGCCTTTCCGGCCGATGCGATCTGGCGTGCGGTGCTCGACCGGGACGACGCGGCGATGCACGCGATCCGCCTCGACGATGGCCCGGTGCACCTGCTCGTGCAGCGCACAGCCGAAAGCGTCGAAACGGTTCGCCTGGATGCCGACGAATACCGCATCACGGCGGCGCTGTTCGCCGGCGCAACGGTTCGCGATGCGTTGTCGGTCGCGCCGAACCCGGATGCATTTGCCCACTTCGCAGCACTGCTGGCGCGAGCGTGCTTTTCCGACACGATGCCCGCAGCCGAGGCGGTCGCGCCTTCCGGAGGATTGCCACCATGCCGAACCTGATTCGAACGCCTTCCCCTGCGTCACCCGTCGCTTCGCGGCTGGCGGAAATCGTGCAGCGGCTCGAGCGCGTACCGTACTGGCTGCTCGCGATCCCGCTGCGTCTCGCGGTGGCGACGATCTTCTGGAATTCGGCAATGGCCAAGCTCGCCAACTGGGACGTTGCGCTCGACCTGTTTCGCGACGAATACAAGCTGCCGCTGCTGCCGCCGGAGCTGGCCGCATACATGGCCGTGTCGATCGAACTGAGCATGCCGGTCCTGCTCGTGCTCGGCCTCGCGACCCGGCCCGCGGCGCTCGTGCTGCTCGGCATGACGACCGTGATCGAGATCTTCGTCTATCCGCTCGCATGGCCGACCCACATACAGTGGGCGGCCATGCTGCTCGTGCTGCTGTGCCGAGGGGCCGGATGGCTGTCGCTGGACGCCGTGATCAGGCAGCGTTGGCTGCGCTCCTGACCTGACGGAGCATCGACGGTCGAGCGCCGCCCCTGCTGCGCCGGTGGGCCTGCGTCAGCGATAGACGATCATTCCGATGTTTCCCGCGTCAGCTTCGCGTGCCGCCGTGCGCGGTCGTTCACGATCTGGTGACGCCGGTGATCGGTCATCTTCTTCCAGCCGCGCGCTTCGTCGCGCGTGCGCAGGCATGCCACGCAGTAGCCGGTCCTGCCGTCGAACGAACACACGTCGACGCAAGGAGATTTGACCGCCATGCTTATTGCCCTCGCGTCGCGGACACGACTTCGACGGTGATGTGCGACAGGTTCCTGAACCGCTGGAGCACGCCGTGATAGAAGCGCGCATCCCGCTTCGGGTCGTCCGTCTCCACCGACACGACCGCGCTCATGTGCCCCGGCCCGAGCCGCCACACATGCAGGTCGCCGACCCGGTCGCCACTGCCTTCGATGGCACCACGTACGTTGTCCGTCAGACGACGATCCGCATTCATGTCGAGCAGGATGCCGCCTGTGTCGCGCATCAGGCCGTACGACCAGTTCGCGATCACCAGCGCGCCGATGATGCCGGCCAGCGGATCCATCCACAGCCAGCCGAACGCACGCGCGAGCAGCAGCCCGACGATCGTCAGCACGGAAACTGCGGCATCGGCGATCACGTGGATGTAGGCAGAGCGGATGTTGTGATCGCGCGCCGCCGCCGCGGACGCGCCATGGTCGTGTTCCTCGAACGCCAGTTCGTGCTCGCGGC encodes:
- a CDS encoding DUF692 domain-containing protein — its product is MNGPTPLHGATPRPIPARAGVGLRFRHHQAVLDEQPAIPWFEVHTENYMGGGVASSYLDAIRQDYPLSLHGVGLSLGSADGLDGAHLARVREAVRRFEPALVSEHVSWSAAGGTYLADLLPLPMTEEALDVVCRHVDQVQATLGRPILVENPSTCLRFVHSTMPEWEFLSEIVRRTGCGLLCDVNNIYVSACNHGWNPHVYLAALPRAAIGEIHLAGHSVRYFEGGRTLRIDDHGSRVAPEVWALYRDALRHFGAVPTLIEWDTGVPPLGTLMEEAAIAESALEATRHEHACAHAG
- a CDS encoding putative DNA-binding domain-containing protein, which codes for MNTHAPTLADLQQAVRANLHGTANDAPTWIVSDGFPPDARLSIYRNTMTAVLVNALRLAFPAVQSLLGAACFEGAARRFIDAAPPSSAWLDEYGAALPAFLAELPETRSIPYLADVAQLEWHVNSVLHAPDAPTLNLAQLATLDEAALGGMRLRTHPAVRIASLAFPADAIWRAVLDRDDAAMHAIRLDDGPVHLLVQRTAESVETVRLDADEYRITAALFAGATVRDALSVAPNPDAFAHFAALLARACFSDTMPAAEAVAPSGGLPPCRT
- a CDS encoding DoxX family protein translates to MPNLIRTPSPASPVASRLAEIVQRLERVPYWLLAIPLRLAVATIFWNSAMAKLANWDVALDLFRDEYKLPLLPPELAAYMAVSIELSMPVLLVLGLATRPAALVLLGMTTVIEIFVYPLAWPTHIQWAAMLLVLLCRGAGWLSLDAVIRQRWLRS
- a CDS encoding DUF1289 domain-containing protein, with product MAVKSPCVDVCSFDGRTGYCVACLRTRDEARGWKKMTDHRRHQIVNDRARRHAKLTRETSE